The following are encoded in a window of Brettanomyces bruxellensis chromosome 9, complete sequence genomic DNA:
- a CDS encoding uncharacterized protein (BUSCO:EOG092656CM): MAGLETKQLNRQAAKASKDEKKEKSKVKKALTEGNNDIAQIYAQNAVRKSQERLNLLRLSSRIDAVASRIQTAVTMQAVTGNMARVVKGMDRAMQTMNLEKITMVMDKFEDQFEDMESSTNYYENVSNEMNATQQPEDQVHLLMQQVADEAGIELKHKIGDAKVSNLKVPAQKESVSENTEDKLSERLRALHGFLPETVDERYSSLLIKDSESGHCLLRREARPALNSINMMNSSLSELCNQGHIYFEGDYPQQQIPSIAQSLQTTIRRKTDLIAKQCSFVNGMSDFVLLFDDVTKKFHLDQFGGVLRLKKSREDAKINDMFSDFERAKGKEAVTVENTGKCKSFVDFMIQMIKADNRSMQPHNKLHSCRTASAKQSIFPVLSKKGSTGQMLNRKIRKPNYKPKKSKLLRAAERAVGLSKKARQNFQHSNIKPLPRHSKESQNVLSSTLSLKLDRPQRLGHKVEHVSPKANQMKEGEGNVLSDKDLTNLADELEEELGGIQKGKSRCSRKENEEKEDLDQGHSINFSDFGSDLSDYSDANNDVVEDSDTGEIHVIVDDNPKFMSSKRRLSENVRSPRFDRRTMSSPQLPTVSLKKPISLKELATNENLRVLKTRSTTPIRRTPEIESYQTTKYLDAKKSEESAQSDFDEDALDRALDILESEASEED, encoded by the exons ATGGCTGGTTTAGAGA CCAAACAGCTAAATAGGCAAGCAGCAAAGGCATCAAaagacgaaaaaaaagaaaaaagcaaggTTAAAAAGGCGCTTACGGAGGGAAATAACGATATTGCTCAAATATATGCGCAGAATGCGGTTAGGAAGAGCCAAGAACGATTAAATCTTTTGAGGTTGTCTTCTCGGATCGATGCGGTCGCATCAAGAATACAAACAGCAGTGACGATGCAGGCTGTAACAGGTAATATGGCACGGGTCGTCAAGGGAATGGACAGAGCAATGCAGACAATGAACTTAGAAAAGATTACGATGGTTATGGACAAATTTGAGGATCAGTTTGAAGACATGGAGAGCTCCACAAACTACTATGAAAATGTTTCTAATGAAATGAATGCTACGCAACAACCGGAGGACCAGGTCCACTTGTTGATGCAGCAGGTTGCTGATGAAGCTGGAATTGAGCTGAAACACAAGATAGGAGACGCCAAAGTCAGCAATTTGAAGGTACCTGCCCAAAAGGAATCAGTGTCGGAGAATACAGAGGATAAACTAAGTGAGAGACTCAGAGCTTTAC ACGGATTTCTACCTGAAACCGTAGACGAAAGATATAGTTCATTATTAATAAAGGATTCAGAAAGTGGGCACTGTCTGTTGCGCCGAGAAGCAAGGCCAGCCTTGAATTCGATCAACATGATGAATTCCTCTTTATCAGAGCTTTGCAATCAAGGCCACATATATTTCGAAGGTGACTATCCTCAACAGCAAATACCCTCTATTGCTCAAAGTCTTCAGACAACAATCCGTAGGAAAACCGACTTGATAGCCAAGCAATGTTCTTTTGTCAATGGAATGTCAGATTTTGTTCTTCTATTCGATGATGTTACcaaaaaatttcatttgGATCAATTTGGAGGTGTCTTGAGACTGAAAAAGTCCAGAGAGGATGCAAAAATCAATGATATGTTTTCAGACTTTGAAAGAGCCAAAGGTAAAGAAGCTGTTACTGTCGAAAATACTGGAAAATGTAAAAGTTTTGTGGATTTCATGattcaaatgataaaaGCAGACAATAGAAGTATGCAACCACATAATAAATTACATAGCTGCAGAACCGCATCAGCAAAGCAATCCATATTTCCAGTATTGTCCAAAAAAGGTTCTACGGGACAAATGTTGAATCGGAAAATCCGAAAACCTAATTACAAGCCGAAGAAAAGTAAACTTTTAAGGGCTGCCGAAAGAGCTGTTGGGTTATCAAAAAAGGCTAGGCAAAATTTTCAACACTCGAACATAAAGCCTTTGCCACGACATTCAAAAGAATCACAAAATGTTTTGAGTTCGACGTTATCATTAAAGCTCGATAGACCTCAAAGACTAGGACATAAAGTTGAGCATGTTTCTCCCAAAGCGAATCAAATGAAGGAAGGCGAGGGAAATGTTTTGAGTGATAAGGACCTAACGAATCTTGCAGATGAGCTTGAAGAGGAGTTGGGAGGAATTCAAAAAGGGAAGTCTCGTTGTAGCCGGAAggagaatgaagaaaaggaagattTGGATCAAGGACATTCTATCAACTTTTCTGATTTCGGAAGCGACCTAAGTGATTATTCAGATGCCAATAATGATGTTGTTGAGGATAGTGATACGGGTGAGATACATGTAATTGTGGATGACAATCCAAAATTTATGAGTTCTAAGAGGAGGCTGAGTGAAAATGTTCGAAGTCCCCGCTTTGATAGAAGGACCATGTCTTCACCTCAATTGCCAACCGTTTCACTTAAAAAACCAATTAGTTTAAAAGAGTTGgcaacaaatgaaaatctAAGGGTACTCAAAACCAGAAGTACAACTCCGATTAGGCGAACCCCTGAAATTGAAAGTTATCAAACTACAAAGTATCTTGATGCTAAGAAATCTGAGGAAAGTGCGCAGAGCGATTTCGATGAGGATGCATTAGATAGAGCCTTAGATATTCTAGAAAGTGAGGCTAGTGAAGAAGACTAA